The Campylobacter curvus genome includes the window GATCAGGTCGATTAACAATGATTGAGATATGGGGTTTCAGATATGAGCCAAGGGATCTTAGCTTGTCAAACGGCTCTAAAATTTCTTTTTTTGTGGCATTAGTTTGCGCAAATAGCTTTATACGCAAGGCATCGCCTTTTATCTTTAGCAGCTCTTTTTCCAGCTTGAACGTCTCTTTCATCTTAGCGTGTCTCGAGGTTGATTTATGATCTCTTTTAGCGCTTTAATGTCTTGTTTTATCTCGGACACCGTATCGCTCAAAAAGGCTTGTTTTTTAAAGAATTTGACTACAAAAAAGGTCATCGTAAGAGCCAGCAGTAAAAAAATAACAGCGATGATAAAAAATACTGAAATTTTAGACTCTGTGTTTTCTAAAAACGCGTTTAGCCCGAAAAGCAAGCTTATAAACGCTGTAAAAATGAAAAAGGTCGCTAGCAAGATGTAAATCATCGCTACCAGCAACCTTTCTTTTTGTTCGCTGATTTCCAGGCAGGCCATTTCAAGGCGGATGTGAGCTAGTTCAAGTATCGTGACTAAGGTGTTTTTAATATTTTGAATCGCTTTTATCTTTTATCCTTTAAAATGGTCGCTTGAAATTTTGACAGCCTATTTCTTGCTGATGAGCACACCGAGTAACAAGCCGATAAGACCTGCCACACCGATAGCTTTATATGGATTTTCTTGCACTAAAGACTCGGTTTGTTTGGCTATATTTTTTGCGTTGCTCATCGCGTCTTCCTGTAATACGGCAAATCGCTGTTTAGCCTTATCTATACGAGAATTTAGGCTTTCTTTCAGTCTCTTTAGCTCTTCTGATCCTGCTTTTGACTTTTCGTCGAAAAGCTCCTCTGCGCTTGTGAGGATATCGCGAATTTCGCCTAGCAACTCTTCACGTTTTTTTTCAAACTGAGTATTCATTACCGCTCCTTTGTTTTGGTATGTGATGAATGAAAGTGTATCAGGAATTTCATTTTAAATCAATATGCAAAAATATATAAAAATTCAACAATTTTTTAATAGAATATGAGGAATTTTATATTTTTGCCGATATAATGTTAGTTAA containing:
- a CDS encoding phage holin family protein, encoding MKAIQNIKNTLVTILELAHIRLEMACLEISEQKERLLVAMIYILLATFFIFTAFISLLFGLNAFLENTESKISVFFIIAVIFLLLALTMTFFVVKFFKKQAFLSDTVSEIKQDIKALKEIINQPRDTLR
- a CDS encoding DUF883 family protein translates to MNTQFEKKREELLGEIRDILTSAEELFDEKSKAGSEELKRLKESLNSRIDKAKQRFAVLQEDAMSNAKNIAKQTESLVQENPYKAIGVAGLIGLLLGVLISKK